In one window of Saprospiraceae bacterium DNA:
- a CDS encoding glycoside hydrolase family 97 protein produces MNLKPFCLAFLFLSFSNFTNAARFFNLFSPDLSLQFNIQVTPEGSVRYSLYADKQTLVKEGRMGLKLKDQLSFDQGFELKQIDTSTIDSIWETVWGEERIIRDHCKRMLVHLEHTKSGRKWIVECKLYNDGVGFRYIFPVQQGLSHFIVEDELTTFPMSSNHSAFWIPGDPDTNEYLYSLTTLKEINSLAEGPGDGIGFKNPLSDTMVQTPFTMRLNNNYYMSIHEAALVNYPAMMLGVQKSKFILKAESVADLFGHKAYLNAGDRTPWRVILVGRKAADLLRNRIILNLNEPSVIKDASWIQPGKYLGIWWEMHLGTKDWAYREVLDSTLHADHGASTERVLRYIDFASQHKFPYVLVEGWNRGWEFGDQGWNERKFSFTKPYPDFDIERIHKYANGKNIKLIMHHETYGAVTDYERQMDDAYSLMKRFDYPIVKTGYVGRLVPRGESHDGQWMVNHYVHVAQKAAGQKLMLNAHEPVRPTGLHRTFPNWLSCEAGRGNEFNAWSQGNPPEHETILPFTRLLGGPMDYTPGIFQLDLDQYGSLRSKNKKVKTTLAKQLALYVTMYSPLQMAADLPENYEKHPEAFQFIKDVPTTWDTTVVIDAIPADFIYIARKERGKDHWFVGLITDENAREFKLSFDFLEPGKKYLAKIYGDGAKAHWQSNPTDYKIEMQNVSSKDQLKIKLAPGGGCAISLMAE; encoded by the coding sequence ATGAATTTGAAGCCATTTTGTTTAGCATTTTTGTTTTTATCCTTTTCAAATTTTACAAACGCAGCGCGTTTTTTCAATTTGTTTTCTCCTGACCTTTCACTGCAATTTAATATACAGGTAACCCCGGAGGGATCTGTCAGATACTCGCTGTATGCAGACAAACAAACGCTGGTCAAAGAAGGTAGAATGGGCCTGAAGCTTAAGGACCAGCTTTCTTTTGATCAGGGATTTGAATTAAAACAAATTGATACTTCCACTATTGATTCCATTTGGGAAACTGTATGGGGTGAGGAGCGGATCATCAGAGACCATTGTAAAAGAATGCTGGTTCATCTCGAACACACCAAATCCGGACGGAAATGGATAGTTGAATGCAAGTTGTACAACGATGGGGTTGGTTTCAGGTATATCTTCCCTGTGCAGCAAGGTTTGAGTCATTTCATTGTGGAAGATGAACTAACCACCTTTCCAATGAGCTCAAACCACAGCGCTTTTTGGATTCCCGGCGATCCGGATACAAACGAATATTTATATTCATTAACCACACTTAAAGAAATAAATAGTTTAGCCGAAGGTCCGGGTGATGGTATCGGATTTAAAAATCCACTGAGCGATACGATGGTGCAAACACCATTCACCATGCGTCTAAACAACAACTACTACATGTCCATTCACGAAGCGGCATTGGTCAATTATCCGGCGATGATGCTCGGCGTACAAAAATCAAAATTCATTTTAAAGGCAGAATCTGTTGCCGACCTGTTTGGCCATAAGGCCTATTTGAATGCCGGAGATCGAACGCCCTGGAGAGTTATACTCGTGGGCAGAAAAGCAGCAGATCTCTTGCGCAACCGGATCATTTTGAATTTGAATGAACCTTCAGTCATCAAAGATGCATCGTGGATCCAACCCGGAAAATATTTAGGCATTTGGTGGGAAATGCATCTGGGTACGAAAGACTGGGCTTATCGCGAAGTATTGGATTCCACATTACATGCAGATCACGGGGCATCTACTGAGCGCGTGTTGCGATACATTGACTTTGCTTCGCAGCATAAGTTTCCATACGTTTTGGTCGAAGGATGGAATCGCGGATGGGAGTTTGGCGATCAGGGATGGAATGAAAGAAAATTTAGTTTCACAAAACCTTATCCTGATTTTGATATTGAACGCATTCATAAATATGCAAATGGGAAAAATATAAAACTCATCATGCACCATGAAACTTATGGGGCTGTAACGGATTACGAGCGACAAATGGATGATGCTTACAGTCTCATGAAAAGATTCGATTATCCGATTGTAAAAACCGGTTATGTTGGAAGGCTGGTTCCCAGAGGGGAATCGCATGACGGACAATGGATGGTCAATCATTATGTGCATGTTGCACAAAAAGCTGCCGGGCAAAAATTAATGTTGAATGCGCATGAACCGGTAAGGCCGACAGGATTGCATCGCACCTTCCCCAACTGGCTAAGTTGTGAAGCCGGTCGAGGGAATGAATTTAATGCCTGGAGTCAGGGAAATCCTCCGGAACACGAAACGATTCTCCCTTTTACCAGGTTGTTGGGTGGACCTATGGATTACACTCCCGGAATCTTTCAATTGGATTTAGACCAATATGGATCATTGAGATCCAAAAATAAAAAAGTTAAAACAACACTTGCCAAACAACTTGCACTTTATGTGACGATGTACAGTCCGCTGCAAATGGCTGCAGACCTACCAGAGAATTACGAAAAACATCCGGAAGCATTTCAGTTTATTAAAGATGTTCCAACTACCTGGGATACGACGGTGGTTATCGATGCCATTCCGGCCGATTTCATTTATATCGCCAGGAAAGAAAGAGGAAAGGACCATTGGTTTGTAGGTTTGATTACCGATGAGAATGCGCGGGAGTTTAAATTAAGTTTTGATTTCCTGGAACCTGGAAAAAAATACCTTGCAAAAATTTATGGGGATGGTGCGAAAGCCCACTGGCAAAGCAATCCAACAGATTACAAAATCGAAATGCAAAACGTATCATCCAAAGATCAACTTAAAATCAAATTAGCTCCTGGCGGAGGATGTGCGATCAGCCTGATGGCAGAATAG
- a CDS encoding Smr/MutS family protein — MRSISWKIRYSGLIPKILEDFLSIPGKQEPMDLKSIWIGETLRVISRNAVVRFEGISKGGEALVKDHTGIWKALAEDLELWVEPEPEPIPDPDEPLIKPGFSKLKSAARIFDGVIDLHFEKLAPERISNPPPHILEFQLLKCKEFIEEGIQKKVSYLRIIHGKGEGKLKAAVEHLLTFYPQTHSFYSTPDLGALEVRLQHQF; from the coding sequence TTGCGTTCAATTAGTTGGAAAATAAGATATTCGGGATTGATCCCTAAAATTCTGGAAGATTTTCTTTCAATTCCCGGAAAACAAGAACCTATGGATCTTAAATCAATTTGGATCGGTGAAACATTAAGAGTGATCTCGCGGAATGCCGTCGTTCGGTTTGAAGGAATCTCAAAAGGGGGTGAGGCTTTGGTAAAAGATCACACGGGAATCTGGAAGGCCCTTGCAGAAGATCTGGAATTGTGGGTTGAGCCTGAACCTGAACCAATTCCGGATCCTGACGAACCGCTGATCAAACCCGGATTCTCAAAATTAAAAAGTGCAGCCAGAATATTTGACGGAGTAATTGATTTGCATTTTGAAAAACTTGCTCCGGAAAGAATTTCCAATCCTCCTCCCCACATTCTGGAATTTCAATTATTAAAATGCAAGGAGTTTATTGAGGAAGGAATACAAAAAAAAGTTTCCTACCTAAGAATCATACACGGAAAAGGTGAAGGAAAATTGAAAGCTGCTGTCGAACATTTGTTGACGTTTTATCCGCAAACACACTCTTTCTATTCAACACCTGATCTGGGTGCTTTGGAAGTCAGATTACAACATCAATTTTAA
- a CDS encoding substrate-binding domain-containing protein — MRYKIRILVHALWMSAVFLQCKKPGSEESSPTIGIIKIGCDHQIKDLMIQQEQIFEQRYKYADVQLEFFNERELVNLWIADSFRNVVMGRALDSFEMDFFIKNKQVRPRHFPFAVGAITLLTYKSNSDSTILFEEFIDWIKGIKSGRHGYQTLVVEDANSGLSHYLLDLIREEQFKGSVYALKDKSSILEYLKNNPSALAIVDWAEFSDSDDSQRRSLLKDFRRIAISRPKDSVQFGFLFPDQYNLQDKRYPLQRTWQFISSSGKSDLALGFASFVTGEIGQKIILKAGLLPIYQTERWIEFQAGDIKVVN; from the coding sequence ATGCGTTATAAGATCAGGATATTAGTTCATGCTCTATGGATGAGTGCAGTTTTTCTGCAATGTAAAAAACCGGGATCAGAAGAAAGCAGCCCAACAATCGGCATTATAAAAATCGGATGCGACCATCAAATCAAAGATCTGATGATCCAACAAGAACAGATTTTTGAACAGCGTTACAAGTATGCAGATGTGCAATTAGAGTTTTTCAATGAAAGGGAGTTGGTGAATCTCTGGATAGCCGACAGTTTCAGAAACGTCGTGATGGGAAGGGCTCTGGATAGTTTTGAAATGGATTTTTTTATCAAAAATAAACAAGTACGGCCGAGGCATTTCCCTTTTGCAGTGGGTGCGATTACTTTATTGACTTATAAATCAAACTCTGACTCTACCATTTTATTTGAAGAGTTTATCGACTGGATTAAAGGAATAAAATCAGGAAGGCATGGTTACCAAACCTTGGTGGTTGAAGATGCCAATTCCGGTCTTTCACATTACCTTCTCGATCTGATCCGGGAAGAACAATTCAAGGGTTCTGTCTATGCTTTGAAGGATAAATCCAGCATCCTGGAATATCTCAAAAACAATCCCAGTGCATTGGCTATCGTAGATTGGGCTGAGTTCAGCGATTCAGACGATAGCCAGCGCCGGTCTTTGTTAAAAGATTTCAGACGAATTGCAATCAGTCGCCCCAAAGACTCTGTTCAATTTGGATTCCTGTTTCCCGATCAATACAATCTGCAGGATAAACGTTATCCATTGCAGAGGACCTGGCAATTCATAAGCAGCTCGGGCAAATCAGATCTGGCCTTGGGATTTGCTTCGTTTGTGACAGGTGAAATCGGACAAAAAATTATACTGAAAGCAGGATTGTTGCCAATTTATCAGACAGAACGGTGGATTGAGTTCCAGGCAGGCGATATAAAGGTTGTAAATTAG
- a CDS encoding HU family DNA-binding protein yields MNKSDLINVIAKEAEVTKVQAGTALDAVLTAVEKSLKKGESVILVGFGTFSTAERKARTGRNPATGKAIKIPKRRVVRFKAGKGLSEAVKK; encoded by the coding sequence ATGAATAAATCTGATTTGATCAATGTAATTGCCAAAGAAGCCGAAGTAACTAAAGTTCAGGCTGGTACTGCTTTGGATGCAGTTCTTACTGCTGTTGAAAAAAGCCTTAAAAAAGGCGAAAGTGTAATTTTAGTGGGATTTGGAACCTTCTCTACCGCTGAGCGCAAAGCCAGAACAGGAAGAAACCCAGCCACTGGAAAAGCTATAAAAATTCCAAAGCGCCGTGTTGTTCGCTTTAAAGCTGGAAAGGGTCTTTCCGAAGCAGTAAAGAAATAA
- a CDS encoding ABC transporter permease subunit, with the protein MNYRKFWKEQKPLFLSLHGIAFIVIFGIFLIGQKPIVCQYKNQWYFPAFQTDSHSGSTLKADLNTLAQSDFKLLSYEFVIWPLFYRDATRLQAQDAWLRPGSRGSDHSFYVWGTYDLGRDLFAACISGLKRSLWLSVCTMLLAGFTGMILGSIVVFQAQRIPSISRISIVLIILSLMEFIFLIFLAVEWRSINTLFIFLFFLWLMTTVASLLFMSQKPKLLFSADRICLAYVEIMKSIPALLFLLILIQIFLHPNMGVLSVVLAFLYTPIVVKYSRAITYKIISEPFLDALEVSGAKPMRIYFRHILPKVGLDLIPVFVFGLANIILLESTLSFLGLGLPLEAISLGNIMHISSSNPSAWWAVSFPGLLVFWVVYTLNRFGEWLSGRKDNYVMLEGTSTSNN; encoded by the coding sequence ATGAACTACCGGAAGTTTTGGAAGGAGCAGAAACCCCTGTTTTTATCTTTGCATGGAATCGCGTTCATCGTCATCTTTGGTATTTTTCTGATTGGCCAAAAACCCATAGTTTGTCAATATAAAAACCAATGGTATTTTCCTGCTTTTCAAACGGACTCACATTCGGGTTCGACATTGAAAGCTGATTTGAATACCCTGGCACAATCCGATTTTAAATTGCTTTCATATGAATTTGTAATCTGGCCTTTGTTTTACAGGGACGCAACCAGACTTCAAGCACAGGATGCATGGCTGCGTCCCGGTTCCAGAGGAAGCGATCATTCATTTTATGTATGGGGAACCTATGATTTGGGAAGAGATCTTTTTGCTGCTTGCATTTCCGGATTAAAAAGAAGTCTCTGGCTATCGGTTTGTACCATGTTACTTGCCGGTTTTACGGGAATGATTTTGGGTTCCATTGTCGTTTTTCAAGCGCAACGGATACCGTCTATTTCCCGGATTTCAATAGTCCTGATTATCCTGTCTTTGATGGAGTTTATTTTTCTCATTTTTTTGGCAGTCGAATGGCGGTCAATAAACACACTGTTCATATTTCTGTTCTTTTTATGGTTAATGACCACAGTGGCTTCACTGTTATTTATGAGCCAAAAACCAAAGCTCTTGTTTTCCGCGGATCGCATTTGTCTTGCCTATGTGGAGATCATGAAATCAATTCCGGCACTCCTGTTTTTGCTGATTTTGATTCAAATTTTTTTACACCCCAATATGGGGGTGCTGAGTGTGGTCCTTGCATTTTTATATACCCCGATTGTGGTAAAATACAGCAGGGCGATTACTTATAAAATCATCTCGGAACCTTTTCTGGATGCGCTGGAAGTATCCGGAGCCAAACCGATGCGTATTTATTTTAGGCACATCCTTCCCAAAGTAGGCCTCGACCTGATTCCTGTCTTTGTTTTCGGACTTGCCAACATCATTCTTTTGGAATCCACCTTGTCGTTTTTAGGATTGGGACTTCCACTTGAAGCCATCAGTCTGGGAAATATCATGCATATTTCAAGCAGCAATCCGTCGGCTTGGTGGGCTGTTAGTTTTCCCGGACTACTTGTGTTCTGGGTGGTTTATACTTTAAACAGGTTTGGTGAGTGGTTGTCGGGAAGAAAAGATAACTACGTGATGCTCGAAGGGACTTCAACTTCTAACAACTGA
- a CDS encoding ABC transporter permease, which produces MRNFIIKRIFSGLLVILGILASGLWMISQIPGSYRDLSDLEPIENNVKEFSKAETSIPLFYFGVLSKLGRDKSLDLHWNGNQNLFHQTLSAYLKLDFGNSSIDGVPVGEKFAQAFPWSLAVQLPAILILLLLGVFLSIESSLRGDRLWVRLADNLLLVFTSVPGFWMATLLLFFFANTAYLKWFPSGMQAINNHNPFYCWIRYPQYFVLPIICLVLPSLAYLIRILKAGLKENMDSLHWTRVLSSGVSSRRALFVDALPQASIPFTVWMAGILPAIFSGSVVIEQIFSIPGLGRLMYISIYTRDWPVVQFLFFFTAVLTVLGFMVSDIIIRYLDPRIKINTQ; this is translated from the coding sequence ATGAGAAATTTTATCATTAAGAGAATATTTTCGGGATTGCTGGTCATTCTGGGTATTCTGGCATCCGGACTTTGGATGATCAGTCAGATACCGGGTTCATATCGCGATTTATCGGACCTGGAACCTATCGAAAACAATGTCAAAGAATTCTCTAAAGCAGAGACTTCAATCCCGCTTTTTTATTTTGGGGTCCTTTCAAAATTGGGTCGGGATAAATCCCTGGATTTGCATTGGAACGGAAATCAAAATTTGTTTCACCAAACTTTATCCGCTTATTTGAAACTGGATTTCGGGAATTCGTCTATTGATGGCGTACCGGTTGGAGAAAAATTCGCACAGGCATTTCCCTGGTCGCTTGCGGTTCAATTGCCAGCCATTTTGATCTTGTTATTACTCGGCGTGTTTTTATCCATTGAATCCAGTCTTCGGGGTGATCGGCTTTGGGTTCGATTGGCGGATAATCTATTGCTGGTTTTTACATCGGTGCCCGGATTTTGGATGGCCACCTTGCTCTTGTTCTTTTTTGCAAATACCGCTTACTTAAAGTGGTTTCCAAGTGGAATGCAAGCCATCAACAACCACAATCCTTTTTATTGTTGGATCCGCTACCCACAATATTTTGTGTTGCCTATAATCTGTTTGGTATTGCCATCGCTGGCATACCTGATACGCATTCTGAAAGCCGGGTTAAAAGAAAATATGGACAGCTTGCACTGGACACGTGTACTAAGTTCCGGTGTTTCATCCAGGAGAGCCTTATTTGTGGACGCATTACCACAGGCCTCAATTCCCTTTACAGTCTGGATGGCTGGCATCTTGCCTGCAATTTTCTCTGGATCAGTCGTGATCGAGCAAATATTCAGCATTCCTGGCCTCGGCAGGCTTATGTATATTTCAATTTATACACGGGACTGGCCGGTGGTACAGTTTTTATTTTTCTTCACTGCAGTGCTCACTGTTTTGGGATTTATGGTCTCCGATATCATCATTCGGTATTTGGATCCCAGGATAAAAATAAATACCCAATGA
- a CDS encoding S41 family peptidase, which yields MKKIALFALLAALCSGFFIDYNKHFEIAKNLEIFANVYKEINAHYVDETDPAKLMKSGIDAMLHQLDPFTNYISEVQIENFRLVHEGKYNGLGVRAKKIGDYVTITEVYKNYPGDQAGLKVGDQVIAVNGLEGKGKDSEDLFQILRGIPKSEVELTIKRPGQQEFMNLKLVRDEVNIPNVPYSGKVNDSIGYILLTTFTDNAGKNVRDAFKKLKSENPNLKGVILDLRDNGGGLLHEAVEVCNVFIPQGQLVSTTRSKFKEKDQAYHTRQMPEDPVIPLVTLINGRSASASEIVSGTFQDLDRGVIVGQISYGKGLVQNTKEVGYNAKVKLTIAKYYIPSGRCIQSVKYENGEPVHLPDSLRVPFKTRNGRTVYDGGGVKPDLEVTDANYPEVVQKILDHDFIFNFVTEMQLSSAALEDLKKFQFEDFQSFKLYLRKNGFKNDNEFQKKLDELGKLAGKDPFKAYEKSIDQLKTQAETSQWVEIESHKELINNLIEEEIVGRAAYREAIIQKRMDHDPVVLAALNVLRDQKKYQSLLSKP from the coding sequence ATGAAAAAAATAGCACTTTTTGCCCTGTTGGCAGCTTTATGTTCAGGATTTTTTATCGATTACAACAAACACTTCGAGATTGCGAAAAACCTTGAAATATTTGCCAACGTTTACAAAGAAATCAATGCACATTACGTCGATGAAACCGATCCGGCAAAGTTAATGAAATCAGGGATTGATGCCATGTTGCATCAACTCGATCCATTTACCAATTACATCAGCGAGGTTCAGATTGAAAATTTCAGATTGGTGCACGAGGGCAAATACAATGGATTGGGTGTACGCGCCAAAAAAATTGGAGACTATGTGACCATTACCGAGGTATACAAGAATTATCCGGGAGACCAGGCCGGTTTAAAAGTTGGTGATCAGGTCATCGCAGTAAATGGGCTGGAAGGAAAAGGTAAAGACAGCGAGGATCTTTTTCAAATCCTGAGGGGCATACCCAAGAGTGAAGTTGAACTTACGATTAAAAGACCCGGACAGCAAGAATTCATGAATTTGAAATTGGTAAGAGATGAAGTCAACATCCCAAACGTGCCTTATTCAGGAAAAGTAAATGACAGCATCGGTTATATATTGCTTACTACGTTTACGGATAATGCCGGTAAAAATGTGCGCGATGCCTTTAAAAAACTGAAATCCGAAAATCCGAATTTAAAAGGTGTCATATTGGATCTGAGAGATAATGGAGGCGGATTGCTGCACGAAGCCGTAGAGGTCTGTAATGTATTTATACCGCAGGGGCAGCTGGTATCTACTACCCGAAGTAAGTTTAAGGAAAAAGACCAGGCCTACCATACCCGACAAATGCCTGAAGATCCAGTGATCCCCCTGGTCACTTTGATCAATGGAAGATCTGCATCGGCTTCAGAAATAGTGAGCGGAACCTTTCAGGATCTCGACAGGGGTGTAATTGTTGGCCAGATCAGCTATGGTAAAGGATTGGTTCAAAACACCAAGGAGGTTGGTTATAATGCTAAGGTCAAATTGACCATTGCGAAATACTATATTCCTTCGGGAAGGTGTATCCAAAGTGTGAAGTACGAAAATGGTGAACCTGTCCATTTGCCGGATTCCCTGAGGGTTCCATTTAAAACGAGAAATGGCCGGACCGTTTATGACGGAGGCGGTGTCAAACCCGATTTGGAGGTGACAGATGCCAACTACCCGGAAGTCGTACAAAAGATACTGGACCATGACTTTATATTCAATTTTGTAACAGAAATGCAATTGAGTTCCGCAGCATTGGAAGATTTAAAAAAGTTCCAATTTGAAGATTTTCAAAGTTTTAAGCTCTATTTGAGGAAAAATGGCTTCAAAAATGACAACGAATTTCAAAAGAAACTGGACGAATTGGGAAAACTGGCAGGAAAGGATCCATTTAAAGCTTATGAGAAATCCATAGATCAACTGAAAACCCAGGCCGAAACCAGCCAATGGGTTGAAATAGAAAGTCATAAGGAGCTGATTAACAATCTTATAGAAGAAGAAATTGTTGGCAGGGCCGCCTATCGCGAAGCCATAATTCAAAAGCGTATGGATCACGATCCGGTTGTTTTAGCTGCACTCAACGTATTAAGGGACCAGAAAAAATATCAATCCTTACTTTCAAAACCTTGA
- the tsaB gene encoding tRNA (adenosine(37)-N6)-threonylcarbamoyltransferase complex dimerization subunit type 1 TsaB, producing MEPTILHIETSGRLCSLLLSKGIEPIAQLDDDSGDHQSVIAINIKKILIDNGVKINELDALSANIGPGSYTSLRVGLMMAKGLAHLNNKPLIAKTSLELLAAESIRVHPVRRIHIPLIDARREDVYYAVYDSHMTELAGPQFASLNADWFRSMGFAPEECVISGSGSLKWKNYLSDYQVNESDILLTSRLLLLPSLAAFRQTDFVSPAELLPLYLTDPNITIPKKKL from the coding sequence ATGGAACCTACTATTCTGCACATTGAAACCTCGGGTCGTTTGTGCAGCCTCCTTTTATCAAAAGGGATTGAGCCCATTGCACAACTCGATGACGATAGCGGCGATCATCAGTCGGTAATTGCAATAAATATTAAAAAAATATTAATAGATAATGGCGTTAAAATAAATGAATTAGATGCATTATCAGCAAATATTGGCCCGGGATCTTATACCTCGCTCAGGGTTGGACTTATGATGGCTAAAGGGCTCGCCCACCTGAACAATAAGCCCTTAATTGCAAAAACCAGCCTTGAGCTACTTGCAGCTGAGAGTATCCGGGTTCACCCTGTAAGAAGGATCCATATTCCTTTGATCGATGCCAGAAGAGAAGATGTTTATTATGCTGTCTACGATAGCCACATGACTGAATTAGCAGGACCACAATTTGCCAGCCTTAATGCCGATTGGTTCAGGAGTATGGGATTTGCCCCCGAAGAATGCGTGATCTCGGGTAGCGGGAGTTTGAAATGGAAAAACTATTTGTCTGATTATCAAGTTAATGAGTCGGATATTTTGCTTACATCGCGATTGCTGCTTCTGCCTTCTCTGGCTGCTTTCAGGCAAACTGATTTTGTTTCCCCGGCAGAATTGTTGCCTTTGTATCTCACAGATCCTAACATTACCATTCCTAAAAAAAAACTATAA
- a CDS encoding helix-turn-helix transcriptional regulator codes for MRNKKNETITLKKGPKEVQLDYSDLRRAVLVLRAVNHKLRQRVIDLLEEHDTMTVTDIYIKLRLEQSVASQHLAILRRAGVVATERQGKFIYYSLDRDRLNQISKLVEDLAG; via the coding sequence ATGAGGAATAAAAAGAACGAAACGATTACTCTCAAAAAAGGACCTAAAGAAGTTCAATTAGATTATTCTGATCTGAGGAGGGCTGTATTGGTACTTCGGGCAGTCAATCACAAGCTTCGCCAGCGCGTGATCGATTTGTTGGAAGAACACGATACCATGACTGTCACAGATATCTATATTAAACTTCGTTTAGAGCAGTCGGTTGCTTCACAGCATCTGGCCATCCTGAGAAGAGCGGGAGTTGTCGCAACAGAAAGGCAGGGAAAGTTCATTTATTATTCCCTGGATCGCGATCGTCTTAACCAGATTTCAAAGCTGGTGGAAGACCTTGCGGGCTAA
- a CDS encoding helix-turn-helix transcriptional regulator, producing MKKIKISFNPVQLDYSCELMRALAHPLRLKILEFIDKSGSVNVNKIYSNLKIEQSVTSQHLSILRLTGVIATEKVGKFVFCSINYPCLEKAEIAVNRFLGKA from the coding sequence ATGAAGAAGATTAAAATTTCTTTTAATCCTGTACAGCTCGACTATTCATGTGAGCTGATGAGGGCCCTCGCCCACCCATTAAGACTTAAGATCCTCGAATTTATTGACAAGAGTGGCTCTGTAAATGTCAACAAGATTTATTCAAATCTGAAGATTGAGCAAAGCGTCACTTCACAACATTTGAGCATTTTGCGTTTAACAGGCGTCATCGCCACTGAAAAAGTTGGAAAATTTGTTTTCTGCAGTATCAATTACCCCTGTCTTGAGAAAGCTGAAATAGCTGTCAATCGCTTTTTGGGGAAAGCTTAA
- a CDS encoding lipoprotein signal peptidase has protein sequence MQKRNYYLLSALTILFILIIDQSSKIWIKTHMEHGDEFLIFGLDWARIHFVENEGMAFGLSFGGAKGKLFLSLFRIIAVGFLFYLLYRMIDSRENKWVVVSFSLILAGALGNIIDSLFYGMLFSASPYHGGLAVMFPADGGYAPFLMGKVVDMLYFPMFNGNFPEWLPIWGGEEFEFFRPVFNVADSSIFCGICLFLLLYRTINQGANSKPSNQDPEVNA, from the coding sequence ATGCAAAAGAGAAATTACTACTTATTGTCTGCCTTGACGATTTTATTCATTCTGATCATTGACCAAAGTTCTAAAATCTGGATCAAAACCCACATGGAACATGGAGATGAATTCCTGATTTTTGGATTGGATTGGGCCAGGATTCATTTTGTAGAAAACGAGGGAATGGCATTCGGATTAAGCTTTGGTGGTGCCAAAGGCAAGTTGTTTCTGAGCTTATTTCGGATCATTGCAGTGGGATTTCTATTTTATTTGCTATACCGAATGATCGATTCGCGGGAAAATAAGTGGGTGGTAGTCTCCTTTTCGTTAATTCTTGCCGGTGCATTGGGCAACATCATCGATTCGCTTTTTTATGGTATGCTTTTTTCTGCATCGCCTTACCACGGGGGCCTGGCTGTGATGTTTCCGGCAGATGGAGGTTATGCTCCATTTCTCATGGGGAAAGTGGTCGACATGTTATACTTTCCTATGTTCAATGGAAATTTTCCTGAATGGCTGCCTATATGGGGAGGAGAGGAATTTGAATTCTTCCGACCCGTTTTTAATGTAGCCGATTCATCGATTTTTTGCGGGATCTGCCTGTTTCTGCTCTTGTATCGAACCATAAATCAGGGTGCAAATTCCAAACCATCAAATCAAGACCCGGAAGTAAATGCCTGA